A stretch of the Streptomyces sp. NBC_00078 genome encodes the following:
- a CDS encoding restriction endonuclease: MISESALLESKSLRDSVLERTDVLDRVKALSLLPDGMHVTTAMLAAYFGVSVEAIRQLKARHHEELSINGMVTLKGHDLAEFKRDVLSRYPGSYPQPRSSLTLYARRAVLNVAMLLRDSDVARQVRTYLLDMEYLARTQPVEASVAPDTVSLDDRIDQRITHILGKTVVPMFNALIETSGEHRKELIALRTGVQRIERRLHQHHERLKRLEGVRDDRPAIGVMAAMDAMHGRVFEHHIAKLLIRDGCTNVVVQGGQGDRGVDIIGITADGRRLVVQCKRRAPYLCISSPDVQKFVGSAKVLYSAEVALFVATCPFTPEALKIAAETGITAVHRGMLEEWSAGEPLKVLE; the protein is encoded by the coding sequence GTGATCAGCGAATCGGCGCTACTGGAGTCCAAGTCCCTGCGCGACAGCGTGCTGGAGCGCACAGACGTACTCGACAGAGTCAAGGCGCTGTCGCTGCTGCCGGACGGGATGCATGTGACTACGGCGATGCTGGCGGCGTACTTCGGCGTGTCCGTCGAGGCAATCCGGCAGCTCAAAGCACGGCATCACGAGGAGCTGTCGATCAACGGAATGGTGACGCTCAAGGGCCACGACCTCGCAGAATTTAAGCGTGACGTCTTGTCACGCTATCCGGGAAGTTATCCACAGCCTCGATCGAGCCTCACTCTCTACGCACGCCGCGCCGTCCTCAACGTCGCCATGCTCCTCCGCGACAGTGATGTGGCCCGCCAAGTCCGCACGTACCTCCTCGACATGGAGTACCTGGCGCGTACGCAACCTGTCGAAGCGTCCGTCGCCCCAGACACCGTCTCCCTCGACGACCGCATCGACCAACGCATCACGCACATCCTCGGCAAGACGGTCGTGCCGATGTTCAACGCCCTGATCGAGACCTCGGGCGAGCACCGCAAGGAGCTGATCGCCCTGCGGACGGGTGTCCAGCGCATCGAGCGACGGCTCCACCAGCACCACGAACGGCTGAAGAGGCTCGAAGGGGTACGAGACGACCGTCCCGCCATCGGAGTCATGGCGGCCATGGACGCCATGCACGGTCGCGTGTTCGAGCACCACATCGCCAAACTGCTGATCCGCGACGGATGCACCAATGTCGTCGTACAAGGAGGTCAGGGCGACCGAGGCGTCGACATCATCGGAATCACGGCAGATGGACGACGTCTCGTCGTCCAGTGCAAGAGGCGCGCGCCCTATCTCTGCATCAGTAGCCCAGACGTCCAGAAGTTCGTCGGGTCGGCGAAAGTTCTGTACAGCGCGGAAGTGGCACTCTTCGTGGCAACGTGCCCGTTCACACCCGAGGCCCTGAAGATTGCCGCCGAGACCGGGATCACCGCCGTACACCGCGGGATGCTGGAGGAGTGGAGCGCCGGGGAACCGCTGAAGGTCCTGGAGTAG
- the pknB gene encoding Stk1 family PASTA domain-containing Ser/Thr kinase gives MEEPRRLGGRYELGQVLGRGGMAEVYLAHDTRLGRQVAVKTLRADLARDPSFQARFRREAQSAASLNHPAIVAVYDTGEDYIDGVSIPYIVMEYVDGSTLRELLHSGRKLLPERTLEMTIGILQALEYSHRNGIVHRDIKPANVMLTRNGQVKVMDFGIARAMGDSGMTMTQTSAVIGTAQYLSPEQAKGEQVDNRSDLYSTGCLLYELLTVRPPFVGDSPVAVAYQHVREEPQAPSVFDPEITPEMDAIVLKALVKDPNYRYQSADEMRIDIEACLDGQPVAATAAMGSVGYGGYPDDQPTTALRSTDAGATSMLPPMNPDEGGYGYDDRPGRRRQKKSNTSTILLVVAGVLVLVGAILIGKWAFGGGGVGNDTVKVPNLVSLSQADAKNQLTNSDLKLGSVKQQPCESQTKGNVCSQDPAPKSDVKKNSTVNLVVSTGAPKVQVPSVIGLSLDDAKSKLEGDEYQFKVETKTRESSEPANHVLDQDPIGGKEREKGSTITLTIAKAPETVAVPPVTGQSCDDAKAALQAVGLNGNCVNTPTTDDNQVNKVISTNPSIGTPVKKNTAVQLSIGQKQQQTAVPNVVGQSVKDAKKTLQQAGFNNIQFANGSDQSDNAFVVQQDPQANTPANDPGSTTVTLTTVGGGGNNGGNNGGTNFFGGVTGTS, from the coding sequence ATGGAAGAGCCGCGTCGCCTCGGCGGCCGGTACGAACTGGGCCAGGTGCTCGGTCGTGGTGGCATGGCGGAGGTATACCTCGCGCATGACACCCGCCTCGGGCGCCAGGTGGCGGTGAAGACGCTGCGGGCTGACCTCGCACGCGACCCGTCATTCCAGGCCCGGTTCCGCCGGGAGGCCCAGTCGGCCGCCTCGCTCAACCATCCCGCGATCGTCGCGGTCTACGACACGGGCGAGGACTACATCGACGGGGTCTCGATCCCGTACATCGTGATGGAGTACGTCGACGGTTCCACGCTCCGCGAGCTGCTGCACTCCGGCCGCAAGCTGCTGCCGGAGCGCACACTGGAGATGACCATCGGGATCCTCCAGGCCCTGGAGTACTCGCATCGCAACGGCATCGTCCACCGCGACATCAAGCCGGCCAACGTCATGCTGACGCGCAACGGCCAGGTCAAGGTCATGGACTTCGGCATCGCCCGCGCCATGGGCGACTCCGGTATGACGATGACGCAGACGTCCGCGGTCATCGGCACCGCCCAGTACCTCTCTCCGGAGCAGGCCAAGGGCGAGCAGGTGGACAACCGTTCCGACCTCTACTCGACCGGCTGCCTGCTGTACGAGCTGCTGACGGTCCGCCCGCCCTTCGTGGGCGACTCCCCGGTCGCGGTCGCCTACCAGCACGTGCGGGAAGAGCCGCAGGCTCCGTCCGTCTTCGACCCCGAGATCACGCCGGAGATGGACGCCATCGTCCTGAAGGCACTGGTCAAGGACCCCAACTACCGCTACCAGTCCGCCGACGAGATGCGCATCGACATCGAGGCCTGCCTCGACGGTCAGCCGGTCGCGGCCACGGCAGCGATGGGTTCGGTCGGCTACGGCGGCTACCCGGACGACCAGCCGACCACGGCCCTGCGCTCCACGGACGCCGGCGCCACGTCGATGCTGCCCCCGATGAACCCGGACGAGGGCGGCTACGGCTACGACGACCGCCCCGGCCGCCGCCGCCAGAAGAAGTCCAACACGTCGACGATCCTCCTGGTCGTGGCGGGCGTTCTGGTGCTGGTGGGCGCCATTCTGATCGGGAAGTGGGCGTTCGGGGGCGGGGGCGTCGGGAACGACACCGTGAAGGTGCCGAACCTCGTCAGTCTCAGCCAGGCCGACGCAAAGAATCAGCTGACCAACAGCGACCTCAAGCTGGGCTCGGTCAAGCAGCAGCCCTGTGAGTCCCAGACCAAGGGCAACGTCTGCTCGCAGGACCCTGCCCCCAAGAGCGACGTCAAGAAGAACTCCACGGTCAACCTGGTGGTGTCCACCGGCGCGCCGAAGGTGCAGGTGCCCAGCGTGATCGGCCTGAGCCTCGACGACGCCAAGTCGAAGCTCGAGGGCGACGAGTACCAGTTCAAGGTCGAGACGAAGACGCGTGAGTCCTCGGAGCCGGCGAACCACGTCCTCGACCAGGACCCGATCGGCGGCAAGGAGAGGGAGAAGGGCTCCACCATCACCCTCACCATCGCCAAGGCCCCCGAGACCGTCGCGGTGCCCCCTGTCACCGGCCAGAGCTGCGACGACGCCAAGGCCGCACTACAGGCCGTCGGCCTCAACGGCAACTGTGTGAACACGCCCACCACCGACGACAACCAGGTCAACAAGGTCATCTCGACCAACCCGTCGATCGGTACCCCGGTCAAGAAGAACACCGCGGTGCAGCTCAGCATCGGCCAGAAGCAGCAGCAGACGGCGGTCCCGAACGTTGTTGGACAGAGCGTGAAGGACGCCAAGAAGACCCTGCAGCAGGCCGGCTTCAACAACATCCAGTTCGCCAACGGCAGCGACCAGAGTGACAACGCGTTCGTGGTCCAGCAAGACCCGCAGGCCAATACCCCGGCCAACGACCCCGGAAGCACAACGGTCACCCTCACAACCGTGGGCGGCGGCGGCAACAACGGCGGTAACAACGGCGGCACCAACTTCTTCGGAGGCGTCACCGGAACCTCATAG
- a CDS encoding penicillin-binding protein 2: protein MNKPLRRIAIFCGVLVLALLIRDNWLQYAQADKLRTDPANRRVAIERYESPRGDLIVDGDPITGSVENKHGDFKYKRTYKNGPMWAPVTGYSSQAFDGSFLEKIEDGILSGTDDRLFFRNTLDMITGKQKQGGNVVTTLNAAAQKAAYNGLKAQGGKGAVAALDPSTGKILAMASYPSYDPSVFAGNTDEDGKAWKNLQKKYNPNDPMLNRALRETYPPGSTFKVVTAAAALQNGLYTSADEKTDSPLPYIMKGTTTELKNEGNIPCKDATMRIALRYSCNTVFGKIGSDLGNDKMLDEAKKFGFDAEQFTPVRSNASVFSDNMNPSQTALSSIGQFNTAATPLQMAMVASAVANDGKLMKPYMVDKLQAPNLDTLQQTDPQELSQPLSSKNAQILQSMMETVVKEGTGTKAQIQGATVGGKTGTAQHGVANSENPYAWFISYAKLPDGSAPVAVAVVIEDDNANRDDISGGGLAAPIAKSVMEAVINSKK, encoded by the coding sequence GTGAACAAGCCATTGCGCCGAATCGCGATCTTCTGCGGAGTTCTCGTCCTGGCGCTGTTGATCCGCGACAACTGGCTTCAGTACGCCCAAGCCGACAAGCTGCGCACCGACCCGGCCAACCGCCGCGTCGCCATCGAGCGCTATGAGAGCCCGCGGGGCGACCTCATCGTCGACGGCGACCCCATAACCGGCTCGGTCGAGAACAAGCACGGCGACTTCAAGTACAAGCGCACCTACAAGAACGGGCCCATGTGGGCCCCGGTGACCGGGTACTCCTCCCAGGCCTTCGACGGCAGCTTCCTCGAGAAGATCGAGGACGGCATCCTCTCCGGCACTGACGACCGGCTCTTCTTCCGCAACACCCTCGACATGATCACGGGCAAGCAGAAGCAGGGCGGCAACGTCGTCACCACGCTCAACGCCGCCGCGCAGAAGGCCGCGTACAACGGCCTCAAGGCCCAGGGCGGCAAGGGCGCCGTCGCCGCGCTCGACCCGTCCACCGGCAAGATCCTGGCGATGGCGTCCTACCCCTCGTACGACCCCTCCGTCTTCGCCGGCAACACCGACGAAGACGGGAAGGCGTGGAAGAACCTGCAGAAGAAGTACAACCCCAACGACCCCATGCTGAACCGGGCGCTGCGCGAGACCTACCCGCCGGGCTCGACCTTCAAGGTGGTCACCGCCGCGGCCGCGCTGCAGAACGGGCTGTACACCTCTGCCGACGAGAAGACCGACTCGCCGCTGCCCTACATCATGAAGGGCACCACGACCGAGCTGAAGAACGAGGGGAACATCCCCTGCAAGGACGCGACCATGCGGATCGCGCTGCGGTACTCCTGCAACACCGTTTTCGGCAAGATCGGCTCCGACCTCGGCAACGACAAGATGCTGGACGAGGCGAAGAAGTTCGGCTTCGACGCGGAGCAGTTCACTCCGGTCCGCTCCAACGCCTCGGTCTTCTCCGACAACATGAACCCCTCGCAGACCGCGCTGTCCTCGATCGGCCAGTTCAACACCGCCGCGACCCCTCTGCAGATGGCGATGGTCGCCTCCGCGGTCGCCAACGACGGCAAGCTGATGAAGCCGTACATGGTCGACAAGCTGCAGGCGCCGAACCTGGACACCCTCCAGCAGACCGACCCGCAGGAGTTGAGCCAGCCCCTGTCGTCGAAGAACGCCCAGATCCTGCAGTCGATGATGGAGACGGTCGTCAAGGAGGGCACCGGCACCAAGGCGCAGATCCAGGGCGCCACCGTCGGTGGCAAGACCGGTACCGCCCAGCACGGCGTGGCGAACAGCGAGAACCCCTACGCCTGGTTCATCTCCTACGCCAAGCTCCCCGACGGCAGCGCCCCGGTCGCCGTGGCCGTGGTGATCGAGGACGACAACGCCAACCGTGACGACATCTCCGGCGGCGGCCTCGCGGCCCCGATCGCGAAGAGCGTGATGGAGGCGGTCATCAACTCCAAGAAGTGA
- a CDS encoding FtsW/RodA/SpoVE family cell cycle protein has protein sequence MSSTTNTPTHHTSTIGAIGAPSRRNTELALLVFAVVIPVFAYANVGLAIDDKVPTGLLSYGLGLGLLAAVGHLAVRKFAPYADPLLLPLATLLNGLGLVVIWRLDQSKLLQSLPNYVQAAPRQLLYTALGIALFVVVLIFLKDHRVLQRYTYISMFGALILLILPLVPGLGANIFGAKIWIRVPGLGTLQPGEFAKIVLAIFFAGYLMVKRDALALASRRFMGLYLPRGRDLGPILVVWLMSILILVFETDLGTSLLFFGMFIVMLYVATERTSWIVFGLLMSAAGAVGVASFEPHVQQRVQAWLDPMKEYTLSQAGVGGHSEQSMQALWAFGSGGTLGTGLGQGHSELIRFAANSDFILATFGEELGLAGIMAILLIYGLIVERGVRTALAARDPFGKLLAIGLSGAFALQVFVVAGGVMGLIPLTGMTMPFLAYGGSSVLANWALIGILIRISDTARRPAPTPAGNPDAEMTQVVRPGGAGPVE, from the coding sequence ATGAGCAGTACTACCAACACACCGACGCACCACACGTCCACGATCGGCGCGATCGGCGCACCGAGCCGGCGCAACACCGAACTCGCGCTCCTGGTGTTCGCCGTGGTCATCCCCGTGTTCGCCTACGCCAACGTGGGCCTGGCCATCGACGACAAGGTGCCGACCGGGCTGCTGAGCTACGGCCTGGGACTCGGCCTGCTGGCAGCCGTCGGCCACCTCGCCGTACGGAAGTTCGCACCGTACGCCGACCCGCTGCTTCTGCCCCTGGCCACGCTCCTCAACGGCCTCGGACTCGTCGTCATCTGGCGCCTCGACCAGTCCAAGCTGCTGCAGTCGCTGCCCAACTACGTGCAGGCCGCACCCCGTCAGCTTCTGTACACGGCGCTCGGTATCGCCCTGTTCGTCGTCGTGTTGATCTTCCTCAAGGACCACCGAGTCCTGCAGCGCTACACCTACATCTCGATGTTCGGCGCGCTCATTCTGCTCATCCTGCCGCTGGTGCCAGGCCTCGGCGCCAACATCTTCGGCGCCAAGATCTGGATCAGGGTCCCGGGCCTCGGCACCCTGCAGCCCGGTGAGTTCGCGAAGATCGTGCTCGCCATCTTCTTCGCCGGCTACCTGATGGTGAAGCGCGACGCCCTGGCCCTCGCCAGCCGCCGCTTCATGGGTCTGTACCTGCCACGCGGCCGCGACCTCGGTCCGATCCTGGTCGTCTGGCTGATGTCGATTCTCATCCTGGTCTTCGAGACCGACCTCGGCACCTCGCTGCTGTTCTTCGGAATGTTCATCGTCATGCTGTACGTCGCCACCGAGCGGACCAGCTGGATCGTCTTCGGTCTGCTGATGTCCGCGGCGGGCGCGGTCGGCGTGGCCAGCTTCGAACCGCACGTCCAGCAGCGTGTCCAGGCATGGCTCGACCCCATGAAGGAGTACACGCTCAGCCAGGCCGGCGTGGGCGGCCACTCCGAGCAGTCGATGCAGGCCCTGTGGGCCTTCGGCTCCGGCGGCACCCTCGGCACCGGCCTCGGCCAGGGCCACTCCGAGCTCATCCGGTTCGCCGCCAACTCCGACTTCATCCTCGCCACCTTCGGCGAGGAGCTGGGCCTGGCCGGCATCATGGCGATCCTGCTGATCTACGGCCTGATCGTGGAGCGCGGCGTGCGCACCGCACTCGCCGCCCGCGACCCCTTCGGCAAGCTGCTCGCCATCGGCCTCTCAGGCGCCTTCGCCCTCCAGGTGTTCGTCGTCGCCGGCGGTGTCATGGGCCTCATCCCGCTCACCGGTATGACCATGCCGTTCCTGGCCTATGGCGGTTCCTCCGTGCTGGCCAACTGGGCCCTGATCGGCATCCTCATCAGAATCAGCGACACCGCCCGCCGCCCGGCACCCACCCCTGCCGGTAACCCCGACGCCGAGATGACCCAGGTGGTCCGCCCCGGCGGCGCCGGACCGGTGGAGTGA
- a CDS encoding Stp1/IreP family PP2C-type Ser/Thr phosphatase, with amino-acid sequence MYPEPTGEVRMSLSLRFAAGSHKGMIREGNEDSGYAGPRLLAIADGMGGAAAGEVASSEAISTIVALDDDVPGSDILTSLGTAVQRANDQLRAMVEEDPQLEGMGTTLTALLWTGQRLGLVHVGDSRAYLLRDGVLTQITQDHTWVQRLVDEGRITEEEATTHPQRSLLMRALGSGEHVEPDLSIREVRAGDRYLICSDGLSGVVSHQTLEDTLASYQGPQETVQNLIELALRGGGPDNITVIIADVLDLDTSDTLAGQLSDTPVVVGAVAENQNHLHDNGIMQTPAGRASGLGRQVPGQGGGEFGPPGSGDTTGYVPTGGFGDYSDADFVKPRRGSRWAKRSFYIVLALAVVGGGLYGGWRWTQTQYYVGTQSEHVALYRGISQDLAWVSLSKVERDHPEIELKYLPPYQQKQVRSTIAEGGLTDAQSKINELAVQASACKKESERQAAESEKNSKTGAGEAGGTTGTTRTSLTSKATPSPSTSPTPSASATAPTPSPGPSLSEDEQKVVSLCGKQ; translated from the coding sequence ATGTACCCGGAGCCGACGGGCGAGGTGCGCATGAGTCTGTCACTGCGTTTCGCCGCCGGATCGCACAAAGGCATGATCCGGGAGGGCAACGAGGACTCCGGATACGCCGGTCCGCGTCTGCTCGCGATCGCCGACGGCATGGGCGGCGCCGCCGCCGGCGAGGTCGCCTCCTCCGAGGCCATCTCCACCATCGTCGCGCTCGACGACGACGTGCCGGGCTCCGACATCCTCACCTCCCTCGGCACCGCCGTGCAGCGTGCCAACGACCAGCTGCGCGCCATGGTCGAGGAGGACCCGCAGCTGGAGGGCATGGGCACCACGCTCACCGCCCTGCTGTGGACCGGCCAGCGCCTCGGACTCGTGCACGTCGGCGACTCGCGCGCGTACCTGCTCCGCGACGGCGTCCTCACCCAGATCACCCAGGACCACACCTGGGTGCAGCGTCTGGTCGACGAGGGCCGCATCACCGAAGAGGAAGCCACCACCCACCCCCAACGCTCCCTGCTCATGCGGGCGTTGGGCAGCGGCGAGCACGTCGAGCCCGACCTCTCCATCCGTGAAGTCCGCGCCGGCGACCGCTACTTGATCTGCTCCGACGGCCTGTCCGGCGTCGTCTCCCACCAGACGCTCGAGGACACCCTCGCCAGTTACCAGGGCCCCCAGGAGACCGTCCAGAACCTGATCGAGCTCGCACTGCGCGGCGGCGGACCCGACAACATCACGGTCATCATCGCCGACGTCCTCGACCTCGACACCTCGGACACCCTCGCCGGGCAGCTCTCCGACACCCCGGTCGTGGTCGGCGCGGTCGCCGAGAACCAGAACCACCTGCACGACAACGGCATCATGCAGACCCCCGCGGGACGCGCCTCCGGCCTCGGCCGCCAGGTACCCGGACAGGGCGGCGGCGAGTTCGGCCCGCCCGGCTCCGGCGACACCACCGGTTACGTCCCGACGGGCGGTTTTGGCGACTACAGCGACGCCGACTTCGTCAAACCCCGCAGGGGCAGCAGGTGGGCGAAGAGATCCTTCTACATCGTGCTCGCGCTCGCCGTCGTCGGAGGCGGCCTCTACGGCGGCTGGCGCTGGACGCAGACGCAGTACTACGTCGGCACCCAGAGCGAGCACGTCGCGCTGTACCGGGGCATCAGCCAGGACCTGGCCTGGGTGTCGCTGTCGAAGGTGGAGAGGGACCACCCCGAGATCGAACTCAAGTACCTGCCGCCGTACCAGCAGAAGCAGGTCAGGAGCACGATCGCCGAGGGCGGCCTGACCGACGCCCAGTCGAAGATCAACGAGCTTGCCGTGCAGGCCTCCGCGTGCAAGAAGGAGTCCGAGCGTCAGGCGGCCGAGAGCGAGAAGAACTCGAAGACCGGCGCGGGCGAGGCGGGCGGCACCACGGGAACCACCAGGACCTCCCTCACGTCCAAGGCAACACCCAGCCCCTCGACCTCACCGACCCCGTCCGCATCAGCGACCGCTCCCACCCCCAGCCCCGGCCCCAGCCTCTCGGAGGATGAGCAGAAGGTCGTCTCGCTGTGCGGTAAGCAGTAG
- a CDS encoding FHA domain-containing protein: MSELTLTVMRLGFLAVLWLFVIVAVQVIRSDLFGTRVTQRGSRREAARPQQAARQQAAPPQQRQQAAGGGRQRRNAPSKLVVSEGTLTGTTVALQGQTITLGRAHDSTIVLDDDYASSRHARIYPDRDGQWIVEDLGSTNGTYLDRSRLTTPTPIPLGAPIRIGKTVIELRK; the protein is encoded by the coding sequence ATGTCAGAGCTGACCCTCACGGTCATGCGGCTGGGTTTCCTGGCCGTACTGTGGCTGTTCGTGATCGTGGCCGTGCAGGTCATCCGCAGCGATCTGTTCGGTACGCGCGTCACGCAGCGCGGGTCGAGGCGCGAGGCCGCCCGGCCGCAGCAGGCGGCGCGGCAGCAGGCCGCGCCGCCGCAACAGCGGCAGCAGGCCGCCGGCGGCGGCCGCCAGCGCCGCAACGCCCCCAGCAAACTGGTCGTCTCCGAGGGCACCCTCACCGGCACGACCGTCGCGCTGCAGGGCCAGACCATCACCCTGGGCCGTGCGCACGACAGCACGATCGTGCTGGACGACGACTACGCCTCCAGCCGCCATGCCAGGATCTACCCGGACCGCGACGGCCAGTGGATCGTCGAGGACCTGGGCTCGACCAACGGCACGTACCTCGACCGGAGCCGGCTGACGACCCCCACGCCGATTCCGCTGGGCGCGCCGATCCGCATCGGCAAGACAGTCATCGAGCTGCGGAAGTAG
- a CDS encoding DUF3662 and FHA domain-containing protein, with protein sequence MGVMKKFEQRLEGLVNGTFAKVFKSEVQPVEIAGALQRECDNNATIWNRDRTVVPNDFIVELSTPDFERLSPYSGQLGDELAGMVRDYAKQQRYTFMGPIKVHLEKADDLDTGLYRVRSRTLASSSSQQAPGPAAPAAPGAGRPGGGYGYPPAAAPAGAPPMPVAPPPGGHSGAAPFGQRPAAAPPPAAGGRTRHWVEINGARHQISRSTLVLGRSTEADVRIDDPGVSRRHCEIRTGTPSTIQDLGSTNGIVVDGQHTTRATLRDGSRIVVGSTTIIYRQAEG encoded by the coding sequence ATGGGAGTCATGAAGAAGTTCGAGCAGCGTCTCGAAGGTCTGGTCAACGGCACCTTCGCCAAGGTGTTCAAGTCCGAGGTCCAGCCCGTGGAGATCGCCGGAGCGCTCCAGCGCGAGTGCGACAACAACGCGACCATCTGGAACCGCGACCGGACCGTCGTACCCAACGACTTCATCGTGGAGCTGAGCACGCCGGACTTCGAGCGGCTCAGCCCCTACTCCGGCCAGCTCGGCGACGAGCTCGCCGGCATGGTGCGCGACTACGCCAAGCAGCAGCGCTACACGTTCATGGGGCCCATCAAGGTCCACCTGGAGAAGGCGGACGACCTCGACACCGGCCTGTACCGGGTCCGCAGCCGTACGCTCGCCTCCTCCTCCAGCCAGCAGGCTCCCGGCCCGGCCGCTCCGGCGGCTCCCGGAGCGGGTCGCCCCGGCGGAGGTTACGGCTACCCGCCGGCCGCCGCCCCGGCGGGCGCCCCGCCCATGCCGGTCGCGCCTCCGCCCGGCGGGCACTCCGGTGCAGCGCCGTTCGGCCAGCGGCCCGCGGCGGCTCCCCCGCCGGCGGCCGGCGGCCGCACGCGCCACTGGGTCGAGATCAACGGTGCCCGCCATCAGATCTCCCGCTCGACGCTGGTGCTGGGCCGCAGCACCGAAGCCGACGTGCGGATCGACGACCCCGGCGTCTCGCGCCGGCATTGTGAGATCCGGACCGGAACGCCCTCGACGATCCAGGATCTCGGGTCCACCAACGGCATCGTGGTGGACGGGCAGCACACCACCCGCGCTACGCTCCGCGACGGCTCGCGGATCGTCGTGGGCAGTACCACCATCATTTACCGGCAAGCCGAAGGGTGA
- a CDS encoding DUF2252 domain-containing protein: MTGVGEAAAVAAESGVRRLPRVQGFARWPVEGSPKDEGKALRKRVPRSAHSALDLDGSRPHAAVAVEESHRGRIPELTPIRAGRMAATPFAFLRGSAGLMAYDLARTPMTRIRAQICGDAHAANFGLYGDARGDLVIDLNDFDETVHGPWEWDLKRLAASLVLAGREAGADEDQCRKAAYDATGAYRRTMRLLAKLPVLDAWNAIADEELVSHTDAHDLVGTLERVSEKARANTSGRFAAKSTEQLEDGGRRFVEALPVLRRVADEEAVAVAAALEEYVTTLSEDRLPLLARHAVHDVAFRVVGTGSVGTRSYVVLLLDHRGQPLVLQVKEARPSVLVPHLVTAGFEAPEVAHEGRRVVLGQKRMQVVSDILLGWTSVDGRPFQVRQFRNRKGSVDPAALAADQIDDYGRMTGALLARAHSHSADPRLVAGYCGKNEELDEAIADFAVVYADRTEADHGDLVSAVRAGRIAAETGV, translated from the coding sequence TTGACCGGAGTCGGAGAAGCGGCGGCGGTGGCGGCGGAGTCGGGTGTGCGGCGGCTTCCGCGAGTGCAGGGTTTCGCCAGGTGGCCCGTCGAGGGTTCACCCAAGGACGAGGGCAAGGCGCTGCGCAAGCGGGTGCCGCGCAGTGCGCACTCCGCGCTCGACCTCGACGGCTCCCGTCCGCACGCGGCCGTCGCGGTCGAGGAGTCCCACCGCGGCCGGATTCCGGAGCTCACCCCGATACGGGCGGGCCGGATGGCGGCCACCCCCTTCGCCTTCCTGCGCGGCTCGGCGGGCCTGATGGCGTACGACCTCGCGCGCACGCCGATGACGAGGATCCGGGCGCAGATCTGCGGAGACGCCCATGCCGCCAACTTCGGCCTGTACGGCGATGCGCGCGGCGACCTGGTCATCGATCTGAACGACTTCGACGAGACGGTTCACGGCCCCTGGGAGTGGGACCTCAAACGGCTCGCCGCCTCGCTCGTGCTCGCCGGCCGGGAGGCGGGCGCCGACGAGGATCAATGCCGCAAGGCGGCGTACGACGCGACCGGCGCCTACCGCCGCACCATGCGGCTGCTCGCCAAGCTGCCGGTGCTGGACGCGTGGAACGCCATCGCGGACGAGGAGCTCGTCTCCCACACCGACGCCCACGACCTTGTGGGCACGCTGGAGCGGGTCTCCGAGAAGGCGCGTGCCAACACGAGCGGACGCTTCGCGGCGAAGTCGACGGAGCAGCTCGAGGATGGCGGGCGCCGCTTCGTCGAGGCGCTGCCGGTGCTGCGGCGGGTGGCGGACGAGGAGGCCGTGGCGGTGGCGGCGGCTCTTGAGGAGTACGTGACGACGCTCTCCGAGGACCGGCTCCCGCTGCTGGCCCGCCATGCGGTGCACGACGTCGCCTTCCGGGTCGTCGGCACGGGCAGCGTGGGCACGCGGTCGTACGTCGTGCTGCTCCTGGACCACCGGGGGCAGCCCCTCGTCCTCCAGGTCAAGGAGGCGCGCCCTTCGGTGCTCGTGCCGCACCTGGTGACCGCGGGCTTCGAGGCGCCGGAGGTGGCGCACGAGGGCCGCCGGGTGGTTCTCGGGCAGAAGCGCATGCAGGTCGTCAGCGACATCCTGCTGGGCTGGACCTCGGTGGACGGTCGGCCGTTCCAGGTACGGCAGTTCCGCAACCGCAAGGGCAGCGTCGACCCCGCGGCGCTGGCCGCGGACCAGATAGACGACTACGGCCGCATGACCGGCGCACTTCTGGCCCGGGCCCACTCCCACAGTGCCGACCCGCGCCTGGTCGCCGGGTACTGCGGCAAGAACGAGGAACTGGACGAGGCGATCGCCGACTTCGCCGTCGTCTACGCCGACCGCACGGAGGCCGACCACGGCGATCTGGTGTCCGCGGTGCGGGCGGGGCGGATCGCGGCGGAGACGGGGGTGTGA